One Ricinus communis isolate WT05 ecotype wild-type chromosome 7, ASM1957865v1, whole genome shotgun sequence genomic region harbors:
- the LOC8277733 gene encoding STOREKEEPER protein, which yields MAPRRLSENPPPAASDEEEEEESDSESDEGNTEQNGAVDKHDDENDNGNPDDDEEEEEEEEDKESPVSKKSVVPATPQKSDSATESDDSESTQPSPSLSAFTIKLYNRSPKPNKTASSKRPAESDSMGPTNKKKKPTAGVGEDEVVKRGAVQRLWSEDDEIVVLNGLSQYKSEKGADPYSEMGAFYEYIKKSLHVDVSRNQLIDKIRRLKKKYGNNMKRGQDPVFTKSHDEKSFQLSKKLWGKNDQNVNNDNDDNIAGGGVTLGLLANQLSSKKPIRAPNVEEKDQIKSKEKIETKSAVVKGEGVWEKYPSLSEALESEEGLSDGVKVSLRKHLGMIEKGKLKELDDKWKKLRQAELELFVQRMELVHDQVQLALHSIKSSDI from the coding sequence ATGGCTCCAAGGCGTCTCTCTGAAAATCCCCCACCCGCTGCTTccgatgaagaagaagaagaagaatcagATTCAGAATCCGATGAAGGAAATACTGAGCAAAACGGCGCCGTTGACAAACACGACGACGAGAACGACAACGGCAATCCAGATGACgatgaagaagaggaagaggaagaggaagacaAAGAATCTCCTGTTTCGAAGAAATCGGTAGTCCCTGCAACTCCACAGAAGTCAGACTCGGCAACTGAATCGGATGACTCCGAGTCAACTCAGCCATCCCCTTCATTATCCGCCTTCacaatcaaactctacaaCCGCTCTCCTAAACCCAACAAAACCGCCTCCTCGAAACGACCTGCTGAATCTGACTCCATGGGACCCActaacaaaaagaagaagcctACCGCCGGCGTCGGAGAGGATGAAGTAGTGAAAAGGGGTGCAGTCCAACGGCTGTGGAGCGAGGACGACGAGATAGTCGTTCTAAATGGCCTTTCTCAATACAAGTCCGAGAAGGGCGCGGACCCATATTCTGAAATGGGCGCGTTTTATGAATATATCAAGAAATCACTCCATGTTGATGTTTCAAGGAATCAacttatagataaaattagaAGGCTGAAGAAGAAATATGGAAACAATATGAAAAGAGGTCAAGACCCCGTTTTTACTAAATCACACGATGAAAAATCTTTTCAGCTTTCTAAGAAACTTTGGGGGAAAAATGATCAAAAtgttaataatgataatgatgataatATTGCTGGTGGTGGTGTTACTTTGGGATTATTAGCAAACCAATTGAGCTCGAAAAAGCCAATTCGAGCCCCTAATGTGGAAgaaaaggatcaaatcaagAGTAAAGAGAAAATTGAAACGAAGAGCGCAGTAGTAAAGGGTGAGGGTGTTTGGGAAAAGTACCCATCTTTAAGTGAGGCTTTGGAGAGTGAAGAAGGATTATCCGACGGAGTGAAAGTATCATTGAGAAAGCATTTGGGGATGATTGAGAAAGGGAAGTTGAAGGAATTGGATGACAAGTGGAAGAAATTGAGACAAGCTGAATTGGAGTTGTTTGTGCAGAGAATGGAGTTGGTTCACGACCAGGTTCAGTTGGCGCTCCATTCTATCAAATCATCAGATATATGA